From Rutidosis leptorrhynchoides isolate AG116_Rl617_1_P2 chromosome 3, CSIRO_AGI_Rlap_v1, whole genome shotgun sequence, a single genomic window includes:
- the LOC139899179 gene encoding U4/U6 small nuclear ribonucleoprotein Prp31 homolog: MANLEDSFLADLEDLSDNDKENLDPMEDDDVSGDLADIKSINYDDLDSVSKLQKTQRYIDIMNKIENALNKGSDDTEYQFIAECNELSVDIENEIVNIHNFILDKYRLKFPELEPIVRCPIDYARVVKKIGNEVDLTLVDLEGLLPSATIMVMSVIASTTIGKPLPKHVLEKIIEGCDRVLTLDESKKKVLDFFESRMVYIAPNLSAIVGSSVAAKLIVTAGGLSSLVNVSLFRVGYLEKTEVIQTTPPGLKKRACRVLAAKSTLAARVDLERGDPSVSTGRKYREEICNKIKKWQELPLAKQPKPLPDPKSEPKKKRGSRRLRKMKERYGMTDMRKLMNRVPFGLMPEDSSLGDGVGVGYGMLIGKLRVSVGGNKLAAKVDKKFKRKKYS, translated from the coding sequence ATGGCAAATCTAGAAGATTCGTTTCTAGCAGATCTTGAGGATCTTTCCGACAATGATAAAGAAAACTTGGACCCCATGGAAGATGATGATGTTAGTGGAGATTTGGCTGATATAAAATCTATCAATTACGATGATCTCGATAGTGTCTCAAAGCTACAAAAAACACAGAGATATATCGATATCATGAATAAAATTGAGAATGCTCTTAATAAGGGGTCAGACGATACAGAGTATCAGTTCATTGCTGAATGTAATGAATTGTCGGTTGACATAGAAAACGAGATTGTTAATATCCATAATTTCATTCTTGATAAGTACCGCCTCAAGTTTCCTGAGCTTGAGCCTATTGTGCGCTGTCCAATTGATTATGCACGTGTGGTGAAGAAGATTGGTAATGAAGTCGACTTAACCCTTGTAGATCTCGAAGGGCTGTTACCCTCGGCTACTATTATGGTTATGTCTGTTATTGCATCAACTACCATTGGCAAACCACTTCCTAAACATGTTCTTGAAAAGATAATTGAGGGATGTGATCGAGTTCTTACCCTCGATGAATCAAAGAAGAAGGTTTTAGATTTTTTTGAAAGTAGAATGGTGTACATTGCACCGAATCTTTCTGCCATTGTTGGGAGTTCAGTTGCTGCAAAACTGATTGTGACAGCTGGCGGTTTATCATCTCTAGTAAACGTGTCTCTGTTTCGTGTTGGTTACCTTGAGAAAACAGAGGTTATTCAGACTACGCCTCCTGGTCTAAAGAAGCGTGCCTGCCGGGTTTTGGCGGCAAAATCAACACTTGCAGCACGTGTGGATTTAGAAAGAGGTGATCCATCGGTAAGCACAGGAAGAAAATATCGTGAAGAAATTTGTAACAAGATTAAAAAGTGGCAAGAGCTACCTCTTGCAAAGCAACCCAAACCACTTCCTGATCCTAAATCCGAACCTAAGAAGAAAAGAGGTAGTCGTCGGCTTAGGAAGATGAAGGAGAGATATGGTATGACGGACATGCGTAAACTGATGAACAGAGTGCCGTTTGGATTAATGCCTGAAGATAGCTCATTGGGTGATGGAGTAGGAGTAGGATACGGTATGCTTATTGGAAAGTTGCGTGTATCTGTTGGGGGGAACAAGCTCGCTGCCAAAGTTGATAAAAAGTTCAAACGTAAGAAGTATAGTTAA